A region from the Deltaproteobacteria bacterium genome encodes:
- the msrA gene encoding peptide-methionine (S)-S-oxide reductase MsrA: MLWGLLSKKTKMPDPARVLPGRQEKMPVPEAHFVNGHPLEPPYPEGMEKAVFGLGCFWGAERCFWQLDGVYTTAVGYAGGLTPNPSYEEVCTGRTAHNEVVLVVFDPKVVIYSDLLKVFWEAHDPTQGMRQGNDVGTQYRSGIYTYGDAQKQAAEASRERYQEEIAKAGYGAITTEILDAGEFYFAEDYHQQYLAKNPWGYCGLGGTGVSCPAG; encoded by the coding sequence ATGCTTTGGGGCTTGCTGAGCAAGAAGACGAAGATGCCGGACCCGGCCAGGGTGCTGCCCGGCCGGCAGGAGAAGATGCCGGTGCCGGAGGCGCATTTCGTCAACGGCCATCCGCTGGAGCCGCCGTACCCCGAGGGCATGGAGAAGGCGGTGTTCGGGTTGGGCTGCTTCTGGGGCGCGGAGCGCTGTTTCTGGCAGCTCGACGGAGTCTACACCACCGCCGTGGGCTACGCCGGCGGCTTGACGCCGAACCCCAGCTACGAAGAGGTATGCACCGGCAGGACCGCACACAACGAAGTGGTGCTGGTGGTGTTCGATCCCAAGGTGGTGATCTACAGCGACCTGCTCAAGGTGTTCTGGGAAGCCCACGACCCCACCCAGGGCATGCGCCAGGGCAACGACGTGGGCACACAGTACCGCTCCGGGATCTACACTTACGGCGACGCGCAAAAGCAGGCGGCCGAGGCGTCACGCGAACGCTATCAGGAGGAGATAGCGAAGGCGGGCTACGGCGCCATCACCACCGAGATCCTGGACGCCGGCGAGTTCTACTTCGCCGAGGACTACCACCAGCAGTACCTCGCCAAGAACCCTTGGGGCTACTGCGGGCTGGGCGGCACCGGGGTGAGTTGCCCCGCGGGTTAG